The following coding sequences are from one Oncorhynchus clarkii lewisi isolate Uvic-CL-2024 chromosome 20, UVic_Ocla_1.0, whole genome shotgun sequence window:
- the LOC139377273 gene encoding zinc finger protein Gfi-1-like: MPRSFLVKSKRAHSYHQPRYLDDDYIRMDTILAHICAESKLQVEFEGNCDAQVAPNLSPESRLVHTADHSPIYPLSCEGSVCDRFSDYDDYWRPPSPSASPDSEQCFTPSADDAHPFAIPFRPYPWIAYSGSELRHLVQRTYQHNLPTTMEPDIQMGLYGSEDGATNSLIYAQRGPHTGFYREFGSTVFPTYRMRDADQLYSDLKLKTKASEIKSESDLICSRIEPSGSYKCIKCCKVFSTPHGLEVHVRRSHSGTRPFACGLCGKTFGHAVSLEQHKGVHSQERSFNCKICDKSFKRSSTLSTHLLIHSDTRPYPCQYCGKRFHQKSDMKKHTFIHTGEKPHKCQVCGKAFSQSSNLITHSRKHTGFKPFGCGLCGKGFQRKVDMRRHKETQHGLK, translated from the exons ATGCCGAGGTCATTTTTGGTGAAGAGTAAACGAGCACATAGCTACCACCAACCACGATACCTGGATGATGACTACATTAGAATGGATACTATTTTAGCCCATATATGCGCAG AAAGCAAATTGCAGGTTGAGTTTGAGGGGAACTGTGACGCGCAGGTTGCACCTAACCTCTCCCCCGAATCCCGTCTGGTGCACACGGCTGACCACTCGCCCATCTACCCGCTGAGCTGCGAGGGCAGCGTGTGCGACCGCTTCTCGGATTATGACGACTACTGGCgccctccatctccatctgcaTCACCAG ATTCGGAACAATGCTTCACTCCGTCAGCAGACGACGCTCACCCTTTCGCCATTCCATTTCGCCCTTACCCATGGATTGCCTACTCTGGCTCCGAGCTCCGGCACCTTGTGCAGCGAACATATCAACACAATCTCCCCACAACCATGGAGCCCGACATACAGATGGGCCTCTATGGATCCGAGGATGGTGCCACCAACTCCCTCATTTACGCACAGAGGGGCCCACACACTGGATTTTATAGGGAATTTGGGTCGACGGTGTTCCCTACCTATAGAATGCGGGATGCCGACCAGTTATATTCGGACCTCAAGCTGAAGACCAAGGCCTCTGAAATCAAGTCTGAATCCGATCTCATCTGTTCCCGTATAGAACCAAGTGGATCGTACAAATGCATCAAGTGTTGCAAG GTATTCTCGACGCCGCACGGGTTAGAGGTTCACGTTCGTCGGTCGCATAGTGGTACTCGCCCCTTTGCCTGTGGATTGTGTGGGAAAACGTTTGGCCATGCAGTGAGTCTCGAACAACACAAGGGCGTTCACTCACAG GAGAGGAGCTTCAACTGTAAAATATGTGACAAAAGCTTCAAGCGCTCGTCCACGCTGTCCACGCACTTGCTTATCCACTCGGACACGCGGCCCTACCCTTGTCAGTACTGCGGGAAGAGATTCCATCAGAAGTCCGACATGAAGAAACACACCTTTATCCATACAG GTGAGAAGCCGCACAAGTGCCAGGTATGCGGGAAGGCCTTCAGTCAGAGCTCCAACCTCATCACGCACAGCCGCAAGCACACAGGCTTCAAACCTTTCGGCTGCGGCCTCTGCGGCAAAGGATTCCAAAGGAAAGTGGATATGAGGAGGCACAAGGAAACACAACATGGATTGAAATGA